A part of Liolophura sinensis isolate JHLJ2023 chromosome 1, CUHK_Ljap_v2, whole genome shotgun sequence genomic DNA contains:
- the LOC135464504 gene encoding homeobox protein engrailed-1-B-like produces MLDVLEPHSNNNNNNGSVNRVAGQSVTNFTIDQILRPEFGKRVTGHSSNTGLFRPNLAIFPRLVDYFSGTIPYPLHVRPADKRVAKRCKVEPVELTNTEYQFGDTSKTACQDTDSKPIQGSPSTLKTSSRLPETIPGGVKKDDWPAWVYCTRYSDRPSSGPRSRKHKRKSKLADEKRPRTAFTSEQLQVLKREFGECQYLTEARRQSLSSELKLNESQIKIWFQNKRAKLKKSSAERGSLAKHLLAEGLYNHSTNSSGQTQDSTDTKSFVG; encoded by the exons ATGCTAGACGTCTTGGAACcgcacagcaacaacaacaacaacaatgggaGCGTGAACAGAGTCGCGGGACAAAGCGTGACCAATTTTACAATAGATCAAATTCTTCGGCCAGAGTTTGGCAAACGGGTCACAGGACACAGCTCAAATACAGGCCTTTTTCGGCCAAATTTGGCCATTTTCCCCAGACTTGTTGATTACTTTTCAGGAACCATTCCTTACCCGTTGCATGTGAGACCTGCAGACAAACGTGTTGCTAAGAGGTGTAAAGTAGAACCCGTAGAACTGACAAACACTGAGTATCAGTTTGGAGACACATCCAAGACTGCTTGTCAAGATACCGATTCTAAACCCATCCAAGGAAGCCCATCTACGCTAAAAACTTCATCCAGGCTACCTGAGACAATACCTGGCGGCGTGAAAAAAGACGACTGGCCAGCGTGGGTATACTGTACTCGTTACTCCGACCGCCCCTCATCAG gcCCGCGATCAAGAAAGCACAAACGAAAATCCAAACTTGCTGACGAAAAACGGCCAAGGACTGCGTTCACCAGCGAGCAGCTCCAAGTGCTTAAAAGAGAGTTTGGAGAATGTCAGTATCTAACAGAAGCCCGGCGACAAAGTCTGTCCAGTGAATTGAAACTGAACGAGTCTCAAATCAAAATCTGGTTCCAAAACAAACGTGCCAAACTTAAGAAAAGTTCCGCTGAAAGAGGATCCTTGGCCAAACATCTTTTGGCTGAAGGACTTTACAATCATTCCACAAACAGTTCAGGACAAACTCAAGATTCTACCGACACCAAATCATTTGTTGGGTGA